One Anaerobacillus alkaliphilus DNA window includes the following coding sequences:
- the meaB gene encoding methylmalonyl Co-A mutase-associated GTPase MeaB — translation MDRNEKAPRRKKQLDVNDYVNGVLENNRAILAQTITLVESNAEKHFDLAQEVITKLIPYTGNSIRIGITGVPGAGKSTLIEAFGTYLCSLGHKVAVLAVDPSSQISKGSILGDKTRMEQLGRNKRAFVRPTPAGGTLGGVARKSRETMLVCEAAGYDVIIVETVGVGQSETTVRSMVDLFIVLMITGAGDELQGMKKGVLELADAIFINKADGDNKLKALAAKEEYNQILHYIPPATKGWETRAYTCSAITGEGITQLWDLVGDYIAHTKETNVYFERRKEQLFLWLQETLQSQLLQRFYEHASIKVNLPKYKQEIEEGQISVTLAAKKLIEQYDLLK, via the coding sequence ATGGACCGAAACGAGAAAGCTCCTAGACGAAAGAAACAATTAGATGTCAATGACTACGTAAATGGAGTTTTAGAAAATAATCGTGCTATTTTAGCCCAGACAATTACTCTTGTTGAAAGTAATGCTGAAAAGCACTTTGATCTCGCACAGGAAGTCATCACTAAATTGATACCTTATACTGGGAACTCTATCAGAATAGGTATCACTGGTGTTCCAGGGGCTGGAAAGAGTACATTAATTGAGGCATTTGGAACTTATTTGTGTAGTTTAGGACACAAGGTCGCCGTTCTAGCTGTTGATCCTAGTAGCCAAATATCGAAAGGAAGCATTCTAGGAGATAAAACTAGAATGGAACAGTTAGGAAGAAACAAACGAGCGTTTGTCAGGCCAACACCAGCTGGCGGTACTTTAGGTGGTGTCGCAAGGAAAAGTAGAGAAACAATGCTAGTCTGTGAAGCAGCTGGGTATGATGTCATCATCGTAGAAACAGTAGGTGTCGGTCAAAGTGAAACGACGGTTAGGTCAATGGTTGATTTATTCATTGTTTTAATGATTACTGGAGCTGGCGATGAGCTACAGGGAATGAAAAAAGGTGTCTTAGAATTAGCTGATGCTATTTTTATTAATAAAGCCGATGGTGATAACAAACTGAAAGCATTGGCTGCAAAAGAAGAATACAACCAGATCCTTCATTACATCCCACCAGCGACAAAGGGCTGGGAAACTAGAGCGTATACATGCTCTGCCATTACCGGAGAAGGGATAACTCAGCTTTGGGATCTTGTGGGAGACTATATTGCTCATACAAAAGAAACTAACGTGTACTTTGAGAGAAGAAAAGAGCAATTATTTTTATGGCTACAGGAAACATTGCAATCTCAACTATTACAACGATTTTATGAACACGCTAGTATAAAAGTAAATTTGCCAAAGTATAAACAAGAAATCGAAGAAGGGCAGATATCAGTTACCTTGGCAGCAAAAAAGCTGATAGAGCAATATGACCTTCTAAAATAA
- a CDS encoding methylmalonyl-CoA mutase family protein, giving the protein MCPKESKENIFQYICDYPIPTYDEWKVAVEKSLKGVPFSKLLTRTYEEIVLEPMYQQKDVDRLEFLSALPGQYPFVRGTGIENNWLVAQEMTHPVPEKLNEWLKEDLQKGVNAINLVLNSDSKQGMVSKTSRRSGTAISTLSDLETIFSDIKVNRYPLVIQSGANASIIGLIAAYYEKHNLPLTDLRGYIGMDPLSILVSEGSLPNSIDRYLDQMAEILKWKLDNKLDVKTVFIDSSPYHNGGASAVQELAFIIDTAVYYIRGLQERGFSINEIAGSFCFSLSIGSNLFMELAKIRAVRILWANVIEAFGGNEESQKLTIHARTSQWTKTIYDPYVNMLRGTVEAFTAALGSVNSLHVSPFDEAFALPNTFSRRIARNIQFIIQEEAHISKTMDPAGGSWYVEHLTEEITNKSWELFQQIEALGGMYKALNLGTPQKLVNEVAAKKKADIEKRKLVFVGATMYPNNHESFPLEHYEEMKNVVEKQSKLSKQEQPVDFSIKPGNIMVDVIKAWKNGASQETIMKDLVKGSTTSIERIEGFRATDAFELLRYASEKNKATGQSASVFLTSIGPLSSHKQRSDFITSFFETGGFDVIKNNGFTDVEEAIKQTISTEATIAVLCGKNEDYLDQALEIVAAVKEQRPDMKIFVAGKQEEFLENQLLEIGLNGFIHMGTNCYQLLKQLHGEEEEMVNE; this is encoded by the coding sequence ATGTGTCCTAAAGAAAGTAAAGAAAATATTTTCCAATACATTTGTGATTATCCAATACCTACGTATGATGAGTGGAAGGTAGCTGTTGAAAAATCATTAAAAGGAGTTCCTTTTTCAAAACTATTAACAAGAACATACGAAGAGATAGTACTTGAACCAATGTACCAACAAAAAGATGTCGATCGTTTAGAATTTCTCTCAGCTCTACCGGGTCAATATCCGTTTGTCAGAGGCACAGGAATTGAAAACAATTGGCTGGTAGCTCAAGAAATGACCCACCCAGTACCTGAAAAACTAAACGAATGGTTAAAGGAAGATCTACAAAAAGGTGTTAATGCAATAAATCTAGTACTAAATAGTGACAGTAAGCAAGGGATGGTAAGCAAGACTTCTCGACGATCCGGTACCGCCATCTCTACTTTGTCTGATTTAGAAACAATTTTTAGTGATATAAAAGTTAATAGGTACCCCTTAGTCATACAATCTGGGGCAAATGCCAGCATCATAGGACTTATTGCGGCCTATTATGAAAAGCATAACTTACCATTAACCGATCTTAGAGGCTACATTGGGATGGACCCACTATCGATATTAGTTAGTGAAGGATCTTTACCAAATAGCATTGATCGTTATTTAGATCAAATGGCAGAAATTCTTAAGTGGAAGCTAGACAATAAATTAGATGTTAAGACAGTCTTTATTGATAGTAGTCCATACCATAATGGAGGAGCAAGCGCTGTTCAAGAGCTAGCCTTTATCATTGATACAGCTGTTTACTATATTCGGGGATTACAAGAACGAGGATTTTCAATTAATGAAATTGCTGGCTCATTCTGTTTCTCATTATCTATTGGCTCAAATCTATTTATGGAATTAGCGAAAATTCGTGCAGTGAGAATTCTTTGGGCAAACGTAATTGAAGCCTTCGGGGGAAATGAAGAAAGTCAAAAGCTTACAATTCACGCAAGAACCTCACAATGGACCAAAACCATTTATGATCCTTACGTGAATATGCTACGTGGAACTGTTGAAGCGTTCACCGCCGCTCTTGGGAGTGTCAATAGCTTACATGTTAGTCCCTTTGACGAAGCCTTTGCTTTACCAAATACTTTTTCTCGCAGAATTGCAAGGAATATTCAATTTATTATTCAAGAAGAAGCACATATATCCAAAACAATGGACCCAGCAGGTGGCTCTTGGTATGTAGAGCATTTAACTGAGGAAATAACAAATAAGAGCTGGGAGCTATTTCAACAAATAGAAGCCTTGGGTGGGATGTACAAGGCCTTAAATTTGGGAACTCCACAAAAACTTGTAAACGAAGTAGCAGCTAAGAAAAAGGCTGATATAGAAAAAAGGAAACTAGTCTTTGTTGGTGCAACTATGTATCCTAATAATCATGAATCATTTCCATTAGAGCATTATGAGGAAATGAAAAACGTTGTGGAGAAACAAAGTAAGCTCTCTAAACAGGAACAACCAGTAGATTTTTCGATTAAACCAGGGAATATCATGGTAGACGTTATTAAAGCCTGGAAGAACGGAGCATCACAAGAAACAATTATGAAAGACTTGGTGAAAGGAAGCACAACTTCAATAGAAAGAATTGAAGGCTTTCGAGCAACTGATGCTTTCGAGTTACTACGTTATGCAAGTGAAAAGAATAAGGCAACTGGTCAATCTGCGAGTGTTTTCTTAACAAGTATCGGGCCTTTGTCATCTCACAAACAACGATCTGATTTTATTACCAGCTTTTTTGAAACTGGTGGATTTGATGTCATAAAAAACAATGGTTTTACAGATGTTGAAGAGGCTATTAAACAGACAATAAGTACCGAAGCAACAATTGCAGTTCTATGTGGTAAAAATGAAGACTACCTTGATCAAGCGCTAGAAATCGTTGCAGCTGTTAAAGAGCAGCGACCTGATATGAAAATTTTTGTAGCTGGGAAACAGGAAGAGTTTCTAGAAAATCAGTTACTAGAGATAGGCCTTAATGGATTTATTCATATGGGAACGAATTGTTATCAATTATTAAAGCAACTACATGGAGAAGAGGAGGAAATGGTCAATGAGTAA
- a CDS encoding cytochrome c biogenesis CcdA family protein has protein sequence MDYILAFTAGILSFTSACILPLIPSYLAVITGLSITKLKDSRHHRSRIILRISMFILGLIIPLILLGMTASSLGSVALSYSENFSKLFGFIVILFGLHLLGLLKFQLLNREFRLDFLFKKKNSLWSVALMGLAFGFGWTPCIGPMLSSILIMAADSETMWRGGRLLFVYGLGLGLPFLVIGIISTLGFQFLNNLKKHIRTISFISGVLLVILGVLLITGNMAYITPTL, from the coding sequence ATGGATTATATTCTAGCTTTTACTGCAGGAATCCTATCCTTTACATCGGCTTGCATCTTACCACTTATTCCAAGTTATTTAGCAGTTATAACTGGGCTTTCCATTACTAAACTTAAAGATAGTCGTCATCATCGTTCAAGGATTATTTTACGAATTAGCATGTTTATCCTTGGTTTGATCATTCCCTTAATTTTACTTGGGATGACTGCCTCTTCATTAGGTTCAGTTGCATTAAGCTATTCAGAGAACTTCTCTAAGTTATTTGGGTTTATCGTTATCTTATTTGGATTACATTTACTTGGCCTATTGAAATTTCAGCTACTAAATAGAGAGTTCCGTTTAGATTTTCTATTTAAAAAGAAGAATAGTCTATGGAGTGTCGCTCTGATGGGGTTAGCCTTCGGGTTTGGTTGGACCCCTTGTATTGGACCTATGCTAAGTTCCATCTTAATCATGGCTGCCGACTCAGAGACAATGTGGCGTGGTGGACGTCTGTTGTTTGTATATGGGTTAGGTTTAGGATTACCGTTTTTAGTAATCGGAATAATTAGTACACTTGGCTTCCAATTCCTAAACAATCTAAAAAAACATATCCGCACTATTTCATTTATTAGCGGTGTGCTTTTGGTGATTTTAGGGGTTTTACTGATTACTGGTAATATGGCCTATATTACTCCTACATTATAA
- a CDS encoding EAL domain-containing protein, protein MESCSKCTKEFYILDQGIIEIQSINQVIMTSIKELLTNIDISYHGQDFHVRFQYESIEQLISVLKEIDHSFNQDTKGKLYCITKHIQANAEHFSPNTPFLEFYHRASNREYLTIINEQLFTSFLQPVVSLKNLNVYGYEFLLRPSGDISFNPGELFSFSRKAGLQSLLDSQARVSSIKTSAQLVENGFKRFINFLPSSIYDPNHCLRSTFAAVEKYGVDANDLIFEVVETERIDDINHLKNIFDVYKKHGIKVALDDLGSGFATMEVLKQLQPNYAKLDRSIIDYCDQNKEKQETIAKIVQIANEYNIILLAEGVERKEEAEFCKTIGIPLAQGYYFAPPSSKPISSLTSSAL, encoded by the coding sequence ATGGAAAGCTGTTCCAAATGTACAAAGGAGTTTTATATCCTTGATCAAGGTATAATTGAAATTCAATCAATAAATCAAGTTATTATGACATCTATTAAAGAACTTTTAACTAACATAGATATTTCGTATCATGGACAAGATTTTCATGTCCGTTTCCAGTATGAATCTATTGAACAGTTAATTTCAGTTTTAAAAGAAATTGACCATTCGTTTAATCAAGATACAAAAGGAAAGTTATATTGTATAACGAAACACATCCAAGCTAATGCTGAGCACTTTTCACCCAATACACCATTTCTTGAATTCTATCACAGAGCAAGTAATAGAGAATATTTAACGATCATTAACGAGCAACTTTTTACAAGTTTTCTACAACCAGTCGTTTCTTTGAAAAATTTAAACGTATATGGGTATGAGTTTTTATTAAGGCCATCAGGTGATATAAGCTTTAATCCTGGGGAATTATTTTCTTTCTCGAGGAAAGCTGGTTTGCAATCACTTTTAGATAGTCAGGCGAGAGTCTCTTCAATAAAAACTAGTGCACAACTTGTGGAAAACGGATTCAAAAGATTTATTAATTTCTTACCATCGTCGATCTATGACCCGAACCATTGCCTGAGAAGTACTTTTGCTGCGGTAGAAAAGTACGGTGTAGATGCAAATGATCTAATTTTTGAAGTAGTAGAGACGGAACGAATTGATGATATAAATCACCTGAAAAACATTTTTGATGTATACAAGAAACATGGAATAAAGGTAGCATTAGATGACTTAGGTTCTGGTTTTGCGACAATGGAAGTACTAAAGCAATTACAACCTAATTACGCAAAGCTCGATCGTTCAATTATTGATTATTGTGATCAAAACAAGGAGAAGCAAGAAACAATTGCAAAGATTGTTCAGATTGCCAATGAATATAATATTATCCTTCTTGCTGAGGGGGTAGAAAGAAAAGAGGAAGCTGAATTCTGTAAAACTATCGGGATCCCACTAGCACAAGGGTACTATTTTGCACCACCTTCATCTAAGCCGATAAGTTCCTTAACGAGTAGTGCTTTGTAA
- the scpA gene encoding methylmalonyl-CoA mutase: MSNPDFTKLTLKKGPTVEQQAPSFSDEHSFRTLEQITVKPLYTGEDTKGLEHLDYVSGIAPYLRGPYPAMYKTRPWTVRQYAGFSTAEESNAFYRRNLAAGQKGLSIAFDLATHRGYDSDHPRVIGDVGKAGVAVDSILDMKILFDGIPLDKMSVSMTMNGAVLPVLAFYIVAAEEQGVSQEQLTGTIQNDILKEYMVRNTYIYPPKPSMKVIADIFEYTSKHMPKFNSISISGYHMQEAGATADIELGYTLADGIEYIRTGIEAGLDVDAFAPRLSFFWAIGMNYFMEVAKMRAARLLWAKLLKQFNPKNEKSLALRTHSQTSGWSLTEQDPFNNVARTCIEALAATLGHTQSLHTNALDEAIALPTDFSARIARNTQLFLQDETGICNVLDPWGGSYYVETLTKELAEKAWGHIQEVEKLGGMAKAIETGLPKMRIEEAAARRQAHIDSKKETIIGVNKYRLEQEDPIEILNIDNSAVREAQIKRLEYLRNNRDEQKVSEALQAITRAAESGDGNLLALAIEAARARASLGEISDAYEKVVGRHKAVIRSISGVYRAEFAEEEQINSVRQKADEFSENEGRRPRIMIAKLGQDGHDRGAKVIATAFADLGFDVDIGPLFQTPEEAAIQAVENDVHVIGMSSLAAGHKTLLPEVVKELKKLGRDDILVIIGGVIPPQDYDYLFEQGAAAIFGPGTVIPVAALKVLEKINEQLNEE; encoded by the coding sequence ATGAGTAATCCAGATTTTACGAAACTAACGTTAAAAAAGGGTCCTACCGTTGAGCAACAAGCACCTTCGTTCTCCGATGAACATTCGTTTCGAACGTTAGAGCAAATAACTGTGAAACCTTTATACACAGGTGAAGATACAAAAGGGCTCGAACATCTTGACTATGTTTCAGGAATTGCGCCATATTTACGAGGACCTTATCCGGCAATGTATAAGACGAGACCGTGGACGGTAAGGCAGTATGCGGGTTTTTCTACGGCTGAAGAAAGTAATGCTTTTTATCGTCGTAATCTTGCTGCCGGACAAAAAGGACTTTCGATTGCTTTCGACTTAGCGACGCACAGAGGCTATGATTCAGACCATCCCCGCGTGATTGGTGATGTTGGGAAAGCCGGGGTTGCAGTAGATTCGATTTTAGATATGAAGATCTTATTTGATGGAATTCCTTTAGATAAAATGAGTGTCTCAATGACAATGAATGGTGCTGTATTACCAGTGCTGGCTTTTTATATTGTGGCTGCTGAAGAACAAGGAGTTAGCCAAGAGCAACTAACAGGAACGATTCAAAATGATATTTTGAAGGAATATATGGTACGAAATACGTATATTTATCCTCCTAAGCCATCAATGAAAGTAATTGCTGATATTTTTGAGTACACCTCTAAGCACATGCCGAAATTCAACAGTATTAGTATTTCCGGGTATCATATGCAAGAAGCCGGAGCAACTGCTGATATTGAACTAGGCTACACGTTAGCGGATGGCATTGAGTATATTCGAACAGGTATAGAAGCAGGGTTAGACGTCGATGCGTTTGCACCGCGATTATCATTTTTCTGGGCAATTGGTATGAACTATTTTATGGAAGTGGCCAAGATGCGTGCAGCTAGATTACTTTGGGCAAAGCTATTAAAACAATTTAACCCTAAAAACGAAAAATCACTAGCTTTGCGTACTCATTCTCAAACTTCTGGATGGAGCTTAACAGAGCAGGATCCTTTTAACAATGTTGCAAGAACATGTATTGAGGCATTAGCAGCTACGTTAGGCCATACTCAATCTTTACACACAAATGCTTTAGATGAGGCAATTGCTTTACCAACTGACTTCTCAGCAAGGATAGCTCGAAATACCCAGTTATTTTTGCAAGATGAAACAGGAATTTGTAATGTGTTAGATCCTTGGGGTGGCTCTTATTATGTAGAAACATTAACAAAAGAGTTGGCAGAAAAAGCCTGGGGTCACATTCAAGAGGTTGAGAAACTTGGAGGAATGGCAAAAGCAATTGAGACAGGGCTACCAAAAATGAGAATTGAAGAAGCCGCTGCGAGACGCCAAGCTCATATCGATTCGAAAAAAGAAACAATCATCGGTGTGAACAAATACCGGCTTGAACAAGAAGATCCTATCGAAATATTAAATATTGATAATTCGGCAGTTAGGGAAGCACAAATAAAACGACTCGAGTATTTAAGGAATAACCGTGATGAGCAGAAAGTTTCTGAAGCACTTCAAGCAATAACACGAGCCGCTGAGTCAGGTGATGGTAACCTATTAGCGCTTGCAATTGAAGCAGCTCGGGCTCGAGCAAGTTTAGGTGAAATATCTGATGCTTATGAGAAAGTTGTTGGGAGGCATAAAGCAGTGATTAGGTCGATTAGTGGAGTTTATCGTGCTGAGTTTGCCGAAGAAGAACAAATTAATAGCGTTAGACAGAAAGCCGATGAATTCTCTGAAAATGAAGGCAGAAGACCGAGGATTATGATTGCAAAACTTGGTCAAGATGGTCATGACCGAGGGGCAAAAGTAATTGCAACTGCGTTTGCTGATTTAGGCTTTGACGTAGACATTGGACCACTATTCCAAACGCCAGAAGAAGCAGCTATTCAGGCTGTCGAAAACGATGTTCATGTGATTGGCATGAGTTCGCTCGCTGCTGGTCATAAAACATTGCTTCCTGAGGTAGTGAAAGAATTAAAGAAGCTCGGGCGTGATGATATTTTAGTCATTATTGGTGGAGTAATTCCCCCACAGGATTATGACTATTTATTTGAACAAGGGGCAGCAGCCATTTTCGGACCTGGTACAGTTATTCCAGTTGCAGCTCTGAAAGTGTTAGAAAAAATTAACGAGCAACTTAATGAAGAATGA
- a CDS encoding PCYCGC motif-containing (lipo)protein produces the protein MGIRLNKMFFFMFVVLLLALTGCNSSTEEANSYNFPDYVYNAKHPGAMAAYQYAVDAEEGILEHIPCYCNCYIDPFNHNNVKDCFISNTESTDDLVVYDDHGAGUGICIEIALDVQKLHEQGVSLVDIRNYIDESYSKFAEPTPTPHPHGH, from the coding sequence ATGGGTATTAGACTGAATAAGATGTTCTTCTTCATGTTTGTAGTTCTGCTTCTAGCATTAACTGGGTGTAATAGTTCAACAGAAGAAGCAAATTCTTATAATTTTCCTGATTACGTTTATAATGCAAAACATCCCGGTGCTATGGCAGCCTATCAATATGCTGTAGATGCTGAAGAAGGGATATTAGAACATATTCCGTGTTATTGTAATTGTTATATTGATCCTTTTAATCATAATAACGTGAAAGATTGCTTTATCTCTAACACTGAAAGTACTGATGATTTAGTAGTTTATGATGATCACGGCGCTGGCTGAGGTATCTGTATTGAAATTGCACTGGATGTGCAAAAACTACATGAACAAGGAGTATCTTTAGTAGATATTAGAAACTATATTGACGAGAGTTATTCCAAATTTGCTGAACCAACTCCTACACCTCATCCACATGGTCATTAA
- a CDS encoding phosphatase PAP2 family protein, which produces MSQLEILQWFTQLQNPFLTEIARVLTFLGNEEFYFLILPLVYWCFSKTTGFRLFYIFILSMYVNSFLKIHYAITRPIGAEGVNNLFVSSAEVGSHYPHDSFPSGHAQGSATLWGYLAYSSRSTKIMVSAAVLICLISVSRLYTGLHWPTDILVGVGLGLVIITIAVFLDKYVTNLSLTVKWVLAIIVPLLLLFIFPEEEGFKFSGILLGAGVGYLLEGKLVNMKISKSIGRKILAFVVGIAGMFAIQVGVKEIFPEEFIFDFIRYGLIGLWGLLLAPIVFISLRIYEKDNKKDIYPPIQG; this is translated from the coding sequence ATGAGTCAATTAGAAATATTGCAATGGTTTACACAATTACAAAATCCATTTTTGACTGAAATTGCAAGAGTTTTAACATTCTTAGGGAATGAAGAGTTTTATTTTTTGATTTTACCGCTTGTGTATTGGTGTTTTTCTAAGACAACCGGTTTTAGGCTATTTTACATTTTTATTTTATCAATGTACGTAAACTCATTTTTAAAAATTCACTATGCAATCACTAGACCAATTGGAGCAGAAGGGGTAAACAATCTTTTTGTGAGTTCAGCTGAAGTAGGAAGTCATTATCCACATGATTCGTTTCCGAGCGGTCATGCTCAAGGATCTGCAACCTTATGGGGTTATCTCGCTTATTCTAGTCGATCCACAAAGATAATGGTTAGTGCGGCAGTTCTAATTTGTCTTATTTCTGTTTCTAGACTTTATACGGGCCTTCATTGGCCAACTGACATACTTGTTGGCGTTGGGCTAGGTCTTGTTATTATTACGATTGCCGTTTTCTTAGATAAGTATGTAACGAATTTATCTCTAACTGTAAAATGGGTTCTAGCAATTATTGTACCTTTATTATTGTTATTTATTTTCCCAGAGGAAGAGGGCTTTAAATTTTCCGGTATCCTTTTAGGCGCTGGAGTTGGTTACTTATTAGAAGGAAAGCTTGTGAATATGAAAATAAGCAAAAGTATTGGGAGAAAAATTCTAGCTTTTGTGGTGGGGATTGCAGGGATGTTTGCCATCCAAGTTGGGGTAAAAGAGATTTTTCCTGAGGAATTCATCTTTGACTTCATTCGCTATGGCTTAATTGGTTTATGGGGCCTTTTGTTAGCTCCAATTGTCTTCATATCACTTAGAATTTATGAAAAGGACAATAAAAAAGATATCTATCCACCAATACAGGGATAA
- a CDS encoding M48 family metallopeptidase, producing MKKFFLGVLIIYAVYAVLISSYLVLVETPLPAQYIGTEADPQMFMSEEQLVLSSELSKWRNVIYFIHTPFEWMIYLFVLLFGLSQLFARWSEKVVKYHLFQTGLYVILLSCVSFILSYPFKYLSYSISKQYGISIQTFHSWMKDQFISFWVGAILLIIVVHVIWFLINKSPKRWWFYTWLLSIPFTLFLMFLQPVVIDPLYNDFYPIQDKELEIAVLQMAEQADIPADRVYEVKMSDKTNALNAYVNGIGKNLRIVLWDTTLERLTQDEVLFIMAHEMGHYDLHHLRQLLLGTIALSFIGLFIVGKLYHVTIRKYGNKMNLKHHDLAAIPIILLILSLLSFAASPMSNMVSRAYEYQADRYAIELTNDIESAVSTFQRLSSEGLSDVNPPAIVKFFRYTHPPMVERITQLRKYYEEIN from the coding sequence ATGAAGAAATTTTTTTTAGGAGTTTTGATTATATATGCTGTTTATGCAGTTTTGATTAGTTCCTATTTAGTCTTAGTTGAAACTCCTTTGCCGGCACAATACATAGGTACTGAAGCAGATCCGCAAATGTTTATGAGTGAAGAACAATTAGTTTTATCTTCTGAACTATCTAAGTGGAGAAATGTCATTTACTTCATTCATACCCCATTTGAATGGATGATTTATTTATTCGTCTTACTCTTTGGACTCAGTCAACTTTTTGCTCGTTGGTCCGAGAAGGTTGTGAAATATCATCTTTTTCAAACGGGTTTATATGTTATTTTATTATCTTGCGTTAGCTTTATCTTATCGTATCCATTTAAATATCTTTCCTACTCAATTAGTAAGCAGTATGGGATTTCCATTCAAACATTTCATAGCTGGATGAAAGATCAATTTATTAGTTTTTGGGTCGGAGCCATATTATTAATTATCGTGGTCCATGTGATTTGGTTTCTAATTAATAAAAGTCCGAAAAGATGGTGGTTTTATACATGGTTACTTTCTATACCGTTTACATTATTTCTAATGTTTCTTCAGCCGGTTGTGATTGACCCTTTATATAATGATTTTTACCCAATTCAAGATAAGGAGCTAGAAATAGCAGTATTACAAATGGCTGAACAAGCGGATATACCTGCTGATAGGGTGTACGAAGTGAAAATGTCCGATAAAACAAATGCTTTAAATGCATATGTAAATGGCATAGGAAAAAATCTTAGGATTGTCTTATGGGATACAACTCTCGAGAGGTTAACACAGGATGAAGTATTATTTATTATGGCTCATGAAATGGGACACTATGATCTTCATCATTTAAGACAGTTACTACTAGGTACGATTGCTCTTTCCTTCATTGGATTATTCATTGTAGGGAAACTCTATCATGTAACGATCCGGAAGTACGGAAATAAAATGAATCTAAAGCATCATGATCTTGCAGCGATACCAATAATACTATTAATTCTATCTTTGTTAAGCTTTGCAGCAAGTCCAATGTCAAATATGGTCTCAAGGGCCTATGAATACCAGGCGGATCGTTATGCAATCGAACTGACCAATGATATTGAATCGGCAGTTTCGACGTTTCAACGGTTATCCTCAGAAGGTTTAT
- a CDS encoding TlpA family protein disulfide reductase has protein sequence MVNKISIVLVLFILGGIGYTLYGFFAVDKNPDIITVERFHGEEPILLNDYIGKKKTILQFVIVPCECCSFSMPFIQDFAREQDEFEVITIIFHGKRKEIQEKFENEYKATHLYGLDLDRSIANHYGANVSPTYVFFDEEGNNLGSYPFIILDATELLQRYEDVYHKFHKGE, from the coding sequence ATGGTTAACAAAATATCCATTGTTCTTGTTTTATTTATTTTAGGAGGGATTGGATATACTCTATATGGCTTTTTTGCTGTTGATAAAAACCCGGATATAATAACTGTAGAACGATTTCATGGTGAAGAACCAATCTTATTAAACGATTACATCGGGAAAAAGAAAACTATTTTACAGTTTGTTATCGTGCCATGTGAGTGCTGTTCCTTTTCTATGCCTTTTATTCAGGATTTTGCTAGAGAACAGGATGAATTTGAAGTAATTACAATCATTTTCCATGGCAAGAGAAAAGAAATCCAAGAAAAGTTTGAAAATGAGTACAAAGCAACACACTTATATGGACTAGATTTAGACAGAAGTATCGCAAATCACTACGGTGCGAATGTTTCACCCACTTATGTATTCTTTGATGAAGAAGGAAATAATCTAGGTTCTTATCCTTTTATTATTTTAGATGCAACTGAGCTTCTTCAACGCTATGAGGATGTTTATCATAAGTTCCATAAAGGAGAATAG